A single Sporosarcina sp. FSL W8-0480 DNA region contains:
- a CDS encoding c-type cytochrome yields the protein MKTNGIIFIIAFLIAFGGGYLFFGQSEKGGTDQANVQSTTSQNTDKADVKEDVSSVPAEAEALMNNSCLSCHAVSSMGLEGGTTGPDLSNVFMNIEGKHGKDLDAFLQEPTTAVMSGVISGDPLSDEERTEIVNFLKKASEQ from the coding sequence ATGAAGACGAATGGAATCATCTTTATCATTGCTTTTCTCATAGCTTTTGGCGGTGGCTACTTGTTCTTCGGTCAAAGCGAAAAAGGCGGAACGGACCAGGCGAATGTACAATCCACTACATCGCAAAACACTGATAAGGCGGACGTTAAAGAGGATGTTTCCTCGGTTCCGGCAGAAGCGGAAGCTCTAATGAACAACAGCTGTTTATCATGCCATGCGGTAAGTTCAATGGGGCTTGAAGGTGGAACAACTGGTCCGGATCTTTCTAATGTCTTTATGAATATAGAAGGAAAACACGGAAAAGATTTGGATGCATTTTTACAAGAACCAACGACGGCGGTTATGTCGGGTGTAATTTCAGGCGACCCATTGTCAGATGAAGAACGTACTGAAATCGTTAACTTTTTGAAGAAAGCTTCAGAACAATAA